The bacterium sequence GTTCATGATCTGGCTTAAGACCGTAAGAGCAATGATTAACGACATATCCAACTGGAGTCTTTGCAGCATGTAAACCGTAAAAAAGGGCATAACCAGATAGGCGGCAAAATTCCAGAAGCCCAAAAATATGAGCAGGTTTTTGAAATTTACATCCCGGAACGGCAAAAGGATCAACTGGGAAAATCCAACTTTCTCACTGCTGGAAGTCATGCGGGGCTCCGGTGTATTGGCCAGGTAGTAAACAGCGGCCAGGCCGGCCAGAAATGCACCGAAAAAGAGAAACGAATAGCCATATATTTCATGCCGCGGGAGGAGCCTTTTCCAATAGTCGATGAACAGTCCAGCCGTCAGGCTCAGAACAATGCTGAGGGCCATAGACAGGCTCAGCCGCTTTCCGAAGAAAGATCCCAGTTGGTTGCGGGGCACAAGGTCCCGCATCCAGGTGTTCCAGCTGCATCCGGATATGGCGTTAAAGATGGCATTCATTGCCAGGGCCATTACCAGGATATTCAACCCTGTCCGAGGAGAAAACAGGAGTGGAATCAGGGCAACGAGAAGCCAGAAAGCTACGGCTATTGCTGTGCAATATACGGTTATCGGCTTTCGAACCCGGTATCTTTCGACCAGGTAGATTGCAGGAAGCTGCAGTAGCTGCGCCAGCGGGAGAATGGCCACCACGAGTCCGATCATCGTGTTCGGAGCACCGAGCTTCAAGGCAAAGGCCACCAGAAAGACACCGCTGGTCAGAGTGGTCACGGCCTGCGTGGCCAGACCATCGTTGATAACCGCTCTCAACCCGCCCTGAATTTCTTCCTCAGTTAAGCTGTCTTTGACAGTAAACAAAATTTGTCTTCCTGTGTGCACTAATGTACAAAACCGTAACTTGTTTTTAACGCACTTACCATACAAATTTCGGTTTTTTTATCAGGAAGACCTATGAGCGAGCTTGTGCCCTGCGGGTTCTAATCATCAGAGTCACTGGAAGGCATTGATCCTTCCTCGACAGCTACTGGCTCGTATCTGCGCCTGCTCAAGAGAGTCTGAGCAATGAACAGGGGAAACTGGACTGCACTCCTGACGGCATCTTCCATCTCTGATCTCAGCTCACGGAGCACAATCCTCCCTTTGGTTTCTCCGGATTCTCTGACCATGGTCAGCCGGTAGATGGAATATAAGCCGATCAGGAAGGCGAAGAAAAAGAAAAAATCCAGATGTTGGAAGTTCAGGATCTGACAGGCATGATCATTCATGGAATTTATGGATTTCAGACTCCAGGAAAATTCATACTGGGCAAAGAAATCGACAAACTTACCGCCCGTGATGGGAGCAAGAGCGGCTGCCAGGGAATTGGTGAGGTTCTTGGCAGCCAGATAAGCGGTGGCTTTTTCCTTGGGGGCCAGCTTCAGGGCAATATTGTCCGCAGCCAGAACATAACCGGCCATGGAGATGCCGGTAAAGATATGGATAACCACCAACAAGGGCAGGGTTAACAGGTGCTTTCCCGGCATGGTGGTAAAAGTCCAGGCCAGGGTACAGGCCATGAACAAGAGCCCATTGATGCTCAGGACCGATTTGTAGCTGAAAAGGTCTGACAGCTTTCCCCAGGTTCTTAAAAAAGCAACGTTCAGTACCTGGCTCAGGGCCGTAAGAGCCATAACCAATGACATATTCAGTTGCAGCACTTTCAGCATGTAGACCGTAAAAAAGGGAATCGCCAGATTGACGGCGAAACTCCATAAGCCCAGACATAAGATCAGGTTTCTATAGTTAGAATCCTTGAATGGCTCCAGAATCAATCTGGAAAATTTTGATTTCTCCTCTGTTATGGCCATGCGGGGTTCAGGGGTTATGGCCAGAAGATAGATCCCTGCAATACTGATCAGAAAAGCGAAGAAAAAAAGCAGTGAATAGCTCTGTACTTCATACCTCGGAAAGAACCGTTTCCCGTAATCAAGATAGAATCCGGCAGCCAGGCTTAAAGGGACACTCACAGCCATAGCCAGGCTCAGCCGCTTTGAAAAAAAAGCCCCTAATTGGCTCTGGGGGATAAGGTCACGCATCCAGGGGTTCCAACTGCACACCGAAATCGCGCCGAAGGATGAATTGACAGCCATGGCTGCCACAAGGAAGATCAATCCGATTTTATAAGAAAAGAGGAAAGGAATTAAGGCAATGAACAGTAAGGCTATCCTGTTCAAGATGAGGGAATATACGGTAATCGCTCGCCGGTTCCGATATTTTTCAACCAGATATACTGAAGGGATCTGAAGCAGTTGTGCCAATGGAAGAACAGCGGCCAAAAAACCGACCATCATGTTCGAAGCCCCGAGCTTCAGGGCAAAGGCGATTAAAAAAACACCTCCGGTTAACGTGCCCACAGCCTGGCTGGTCAAGCCCTCAAGAACAACCGCTCTTAGTCCGGTCCGAACTTCTTCCTCAGTTAAGGTATCTTTGACGGTGGATGTAATCTTTAGTCCCATAGTACGAGCTCCTCATTGAAGGTGGAATACCATTTATCGGAGGCTATTTTCGCAGCAGAAACATATGGTATTTGGTATTTTGGGATAATTATGATCGTGTTTTGCCTATAGGTATTGGACTCCTTCTTTGTGTAAGTTAAATTGAACCAGTTCTTGTATCAGAGGGGCTATCTTGTAGCTGAAGTGAAAAACCAGGGTGGAAAAATTACGTTCGCTACGCGAAAGGCAGACGTATCATACACTATTTTTGAGTCAATTGCGAGCAAAAAATGACATGCGTGAATAAAAAATATGAATATTAGGATAGTGACCCTATGATCTTGAGCGATTTTTGATGAAGAGAACTCCCGTTAGTTGCCAGGAAGATATTGTTTCTATTGCTTTCTTCTTCCATTCCCTGAAAAAGGGCGATGATTTTCTCTCTTTCTCATTGTCAAAAAACGCAGTTATCTGGTTACCTGATCAGCTCTAACATTTCTCGTACAGCTTGATGTAAACCAACGAGAACCGCTTTTGCAATAATAGAATGTCCAATATTAAATTCATCGATACCCTCAATCCTCGTAACAGGAGCAACGTTCTGGTAATGCAAACCGTGTCCCATATGTACAATCAGTCTATGATCTTGCGCCTCTTCTGCTGATTTTTTCAGGCGGGCTAATTCTTTATTCTGGTCGGTTTCGTTTTTTGCATCAGCATAAGTACCGGTGTGAAATTCTACAGCTTCTGCACCAACCTGCTTACTGCATTTTATCTGTTCTGAATCAGCTTCAATAAAAAGGCTGACAGGGATGCCACCGGCATTCAGTCTTTTGATGGTCTCTGCAATACGTTTTTCGTTGCCGACAACATCCAATCCTCCTTCTGTGGTAAGCTCCTCCCTCCGTTCAGGTACAAGGGTTACTTTATTCGGTTTAACCTTTAAGGCTATATCGATAATTTCATCCGAAGCGGCCATTTCCAGGTTCAATTTGGTTTGGATGATTTGCCTGAGGAGCAGTAAATCCCTATCCTGAATATGTCTTCTGTCTTCCCTCAGATGGACTACAATTCCATGAGCACCTGCAAGCTCAACGATCATCGCGGCTGTGATCGGGTCAGGATAAACTGTCTTGCGTGCTTCTCGAATGGTAGCTACATGATCGATATTTACCCCTAATCTCGGCATTTTTTCTCCTCTCATTTCTTTTTAGCTTTCCAATTGCAGATGTACAGGGTTAGAGAGACCGGCAGTCTTGGAACTGCCGGTCTCTCTGATATCAGCATTCCCACACGGGCTTTCCCCATATAACCACTCTTACCACGGCAACTC is a genomic window containing:
- a CDS encoding MFS transporter produces the protein MFTVKDSLTEEEIQGGLRAVINDGLATQAVTTLTSGVFLVAFALKLGAPNTMIGLVVAILPLAQLLQLPAIYLVERYRVRKPITVYCTAIAVAFWLLVALIPLLFSPRTGLNILVMALAMNAIFNAISGCSWNTWMRDLVPRNQLGSFFGKRLSLSMALSIVLSLTAGLFIDYWKRLLPRHEIYGYSFLFFGAFLAGLAAVYYLANTPEPRMTSSSEKVGFSQLILLPFRDVNFKNLLIFLGFWNFAAYLVMPFFTVYMLQRLQLDMSLIIALTVLSQIMNLAFLRIWGKVSDLFSNKSVLHLSSILFAACILAWAFTTMPDKHFLTMPLLVIIHIAMGIGIAGINLGTGNIALKLAPSGYATAYLAASNLVISLAMGLGPISGGNFIDFFARHEISWTINWARTNSEPVMQNVRFQYWNFFFFLAFLIGLYSAHRLISVEEVGEVEERIVLNELVAEVSRKVRSLWPMVVKRKG
- a CDS encoding pyridoxine 5'-phosphate synthase — translated: MPRLGVNIDHVATIREARKTVYPDPITAAMIVELAGAHGIVVHLREDRRHIQDRDLLLLRQIIQTKLNLEMAASDEIIDIALKVKPNKVTLVPERREELTTEGGLDVVGNEKRIAETIKRLNAGGIPVSLFIEADSEQIKCSKQVGAEAVEFHTGTYADAKNETDQNKELARLKKSAEEAQDHRLIVHMGHGLHYQNVAPVTRIEGIDEFNIGHSIIAKAVLVGLHQAVREMLELIR
- a CDS encoding MFS transporter, which gives rise to MGLKITSTVKDTLTEEEVRTGLRAVVLEGLTSQAVGTLTGGVFLIAFALKLGASNMMVGFLAAVLPLAQLLQIPSVYLVEKYRNRRAITVYSLILNRIALLFIALIPFLFSYKIGLIFLVAAMAVNSSFGAISVCSWNPWMRDLIPQSQLGAFFSKRLSLAMAVSVPLSLAAGFYLDYGKRFFPRYEVQSYSLLFFFAFLISIAGIYLLAITPEPRMAITEEKSKFSRLILEPFKDSNYRNLILCLGLWSFAVNLAIPFFTVYMLKVLQLNMSLVMALTALSQVLNVAFLRTWGKLSDLFSYKSVLSINGLLFMACTLAWTFTTMPGKHLLTLPLLVVIHIFTGISMAGYVLAADNIALKLAPKEKATAYLAAKNLTNSLAAALAPITGGKFVDFFAQYEFSWSLKSINSMNDHACQILNFQHLDFFFFFAFLIGLYSIYRLTMVRESGETKGRIVLRELRSEMEDAVRSAVQFPLFIAQTLLSRRRYEPVAVEEGSMPSSDSDD